The following are from one region of the Natronosporangium hydrolyticum genome:
- a CDS encoding SseB family protein, with product MSANWSPKNEAEQAMARAAESGEIIGFLRAFTTAELYLPQVPAASGEGWAPLTQRLPGATAIPLFTSLAGMGSAVFAGRYAVTSFAEVCREWAEPGWWVAINPGTPIESYLPFDAVDPLLTGELHLVDGELVPPEPLTTATPVPVAPLAPDPDQEITALLEQSVTVPTTSEVAAAEAVLAPDFLWLSVDRSGTPTIVAFIEARSCALAYPERPRVTMPFLLLLLAWPAGHGLLLDLGGPAPVGYDPDEVAGLQRRAISLR from the coding sequence ATGTCGGCGAACTGGTCGCCGAAGAACGAGGCGGAGCAGGCGATGGCCCGGGCCGCCGAGAGCGGGGAGATCATCGGGTTCCTGCGTGCCTTCACCACGGCCGAGCTGTATCTGCCGCAGGTGCCGGCGGCCAGTGGGGAGGGCTGGGCGCCGCTGACCCAGCGCCTTCCGGGCGCTACCGCAATCCCGCTCTTCACCTCACTCGCCGGTATGGGGTCGGCGGTCTTCGCCGGACGCTACGCCGTCACCAGCTTCGCGGAGGTGTGTCGGGAGTGGGCGGAGCCGGGCTGGTGGGTGGCGATCAACCCGGGTACGCCGATCGAGAGCTACCTGCCGTTCGACGCGGTCGACCCGTTGCTCACCGGCGAGCTGCACCTGGTCGACGGCGAGCTGGTGCCCCCGGAGCCGCTGACCACGGCCACGCCGGTCCCGGTGGCACCGCTGGCGCCGGACCCGGATCAGGAGATCACCGCGCTGCTGGAGCAATCCGTCACCGTGCCGACCACGAGCGAGGTCGCCGCGGCCGAGGCGGTGCTGGCGCCGGACTTCCTGTGGCTCTCCGTGGACCGATCCGGCACACCCACCATTGTGGCCTTTATTGAAGCGCGGTCGTGTGCTTTGGCATACCCGGAACGGCCACGGGTGACCATGCCGTTTCTGTTACTGCTGCTCGCCTGGCCGGCCGGCCACGGGCTGTTGCTCGACCTCGGCGGCCCGGCGCCGGTCGGGTACGACCCGGATGAAGTGGCGGGGCTGCAGCGACGCGCGATCTCGCTCCGGTGA
- a CDS encoding SseB family protein, translated as MTSEQWRPGAPVESAMAEALQAGDWPRYAELLGSTPLLVTDAPAAGAPAAEQLSGLLPPDGTYVVAYTSVATLTAVFGPHAPSYEALELAALRQRWPDPDYQLAVNAGTPIGVFLPLPAIDQLATGATSLVSYAQLAQAVGQELLDRVRSECLRDLSGVESTPDQLRPDPALNPVEEALRAAADSQDSEAFLTTLLFAELVLPTAEPVDDPELLYGDEFPWRVTGADTAPAVPVFSSVAMLERTGAPPTDRLEAHALDVLANWPGDEYSLILNPGSITELILPGETVRELVTAVLQVGPAGSAAGEGP; from the coding sequence GTGACCAGCGAGCAGTGGCGCCCAGGCGCTCCGGTGGAGTCGGCCATGGCGGAGGCGTTGCAGGCCGGGGACTGGCCCCGCTACGCCGAGCTGCTCGGCTCGACGCCGCTGCTGGTCACGGACGCACCGGCGGCCGGTGCGCCAGCGGCCGAACAGCTCAGCGGTTTGTTGCCACCCGACGGCACCTACGTGGTGGCGTACACCTCGGTGGCGACCCTGACCGCGGTCTTCGGTCCGCACGCACCCAGCTACGAGGCGCTGGAGCTCGCGGCGCTGCGGCAGCGGTGGCCGGACCCTGACTACCAGTTGGCGGTCAACGCCGGCACCCCGATCGGGGTCTTCCTCCCGTTGCCGGCGATCGACCAGCTCGCCACTGGCGCCACCTCGCTGGTTTCGTACGCGCAACTTGCGCAAGCGGTCGGGCAGGAGCTGCTGGACCGGGTCCGCAGCGAATGCCTGCGTGATCTGTCGGGTGTGGAGTCAACACCCGACCAGCTGCGACCAGACCCGGCGTTGAATCCGGTCGAGGAGGCGCTGCGAGCAGCGGCCGACTCGCAGGACAGCGAGGCGTTTCTCACCACGTTGCTCTTCGCCGAGCTGGTGCTGCCGACCGCCGAGCCGGTGGACGATCCGGAGCTGCTCTACGGCGATGAGTTTCCGTGGCGGGTCACCGGCGCCGACACGGCGCCGGCGGTGCCGGTCTTCAGTTCGGTGGCGATGCTGGAGCGGACCGGTGCGCCGCCCACCGACCGGCTCGAGGCCCATGCGCTGGACGTGCTCGCCAACTGGCCCGGCGACGAGTATTCACTGATCCTCAACCCGGGCAGCATCACCGAGCTGATCCTGCCGGGGGAGACGGTGCGGGAGCTGGTCACCGCGGTCCTGCAGGTCGGCCCGGCGGGGTCAGCCGCCGGCGAAGGTCCGTAG
- a CDS encoding glycoside hydrolase family 18 protein, with product MKQWRDELDRLDAAGGTRRVIAAAVGLVVLATSGWVVGAALVTDHTAIAAPPTVGVGSAGSPRMAGPVPELAPAGQPRGLQPLADPGQQQAGPPGTAGRSGDGATGDSGSSTSTPGSGGTNGGSGRISLGYYPGWVSYSPSQIDYSPWTHIGHFGIYPQTDGGLRFGNLSRGDLTPAVQAAHAAGTQIYLVIGSEGMREEFMGATRDRNRAGFVREIVSLAASHGYDGIEIDWSDPVDADRFTALIRDLRTEINSSAPGLALTFSAVSGLLAPSLAGRLHQHVDYIHLMSYWSDGSDQFGLYRDAGVPAAKLVIGIGFYQDGYYDTTPSRVQSKVDLSVARGAAGVTAWSFQHLDGGWNDPRLAPLRTFAGG from the coding sequence ATGAAGCAGTGGCGCGATGAACTAGACCGGCTCGATGCGGCGGGCGGCACCCGGCGGGTGATCGCCGCCGCGGTCGGGCTGGTGGTCCTCGCCACCAGCGGTTGGGTCGTCGGTGCCGCGCTCGTCACCGACCACACCGCGATCGCAGCGCCGCCCACCGTCGGGGTCGGCTCCGCCGGCTCGCCCCGGATGGCCGGCCCGGTGCCCGAGCTCGCCCCCGCTGGGCAGCCCCGCGGGCTGCAACCGCTGGCCGACCCCGGCCAGCAACAAGCCGGGCCGCCTGGCACCGCCGGGCGCAGCGGTGACGGCGCGACCGGCGACTCCGGGTCCTCGACCTCGACGCCCGGCAGCGGCGGCACCAACGGTGGCTCCGGCCGGATCTCGTTGGGCTACTACCCGGGCTGGGTGTCGTACTCGCCTAGCCAGATCGACTATAGCCCGTGGACCCACATCGGCCACTTCGGAATATACCCACAGACCGACGGAGGCCTGAGGTTCGGCAACCTCTCCCGTGGCGACCTCACGCCCGCCGTCCAAGCTGCCCACGCCGCCGGCACCCAGATCTATCTGGTGATCGGGTCGGAGGGGATGCGGGAAGAGTTCATGGGCGCCACCCGGGACCGCAACCGAGCTGGTTTCGTCCGCGAGATCGTGTCGCTCGCCGCCAGCCACGGCTACGACGGCATCGAGATCGACTGGTCGGACCCGGTCGACGCAGACCGGTTCACCGCCCTGATCCGGGACCTCCGCACCGAGATCAATTCGTCCGCGCCTGGGCTGGCGCTCACCTTCAGCGCGGTCTCCGGGCTACTCGCCCCCTCGTTGGCTGGTCGGCTGCATCAACACGTGGACTACATCCACCTGATGTCGTACTGGTCCGACGGCAGTGACCAGTTCGGCCTCTACCGTGACGCGGGGGTGCCGGCGGCGAAGCTCGTCATCGGCATCGGCTTCTACCAGGATGGCTACTACGACACCACCCCGTCGCGGGTGCAGAGCAAGGTGGACCTGTCGGTGGCGCGTGGCGCCGCCGGGGTGACCGCCTGGTCATTCCAGCACCTCGACGGCGGCTGGAACGACCCGCGGCTGGCGCCGCTACGGACCTTCGCCGGCGGCTGA
- a CDS encoding right-handed parallel beta-helix repeat-containing protein, protein MARTLFVSPEQRGALPTIRDALAAAEPGATISVAPGEYPEHLELTEQVVTIVAREAGTVTIAAPARDSPALSLHNATVELHGIILTAVDQPAVSVRGGQALLRGCAITAELAAGVHVHGGATVELRDTKLTGGRYGLIVEDADAEVDRCEVRDAADDGILLRLGAQATVRNSIVSGCGFRGIYMYQAGGSRLERCEVSHTGDAGIAVADQTAPTISACWVHDTQGVGITVARGCGGVIEDCKVENTAPPGVAIAEGAHTELREGDPERGAAPVGAAATGGKQDLEQVEQLLDRLDGMIGLAGVKSEVRAVIDEIQVNEWRRSEGLAVGTVSHHLVFTGAPGTGKTTVARIYGELLKALGILPHGTFKEVARRDLVGQYIGHTAEKTASAFDSARGGVLFLDEAYTLSRSGGSGADFGQEAIDTLVKLMEDHRDEVAVIVAGYTGEMADFLAANPGLASRFAKTIEFENYSASQLVEISRFLASNDDYLLDSGVDLALLEWFRQIDRDENFGNAREARKLLERMRKSQATRLRGLGRRPDRTDLRTLVLDDLLEALRGAE, encoded by the coding sequence ATGGCCCGTACGCTCTTCGTCTCCCCCGAGCAGCGCGGGGCGCTGCCGACCATTCGCGACGCGTTGGCGGCGGCCGAGCCCGGGGCGACCATTTCGGTGGCCCCGGGAGAGTACCCCGAGCACCTTGAGCTGACCGAGCAAGTGGTCACCATCGTGGCCCGGGAAGCCGGCACGGTCACCATCGCCGCGCCGGCCCGCGACTCGCCCGCGCTCTCACTGCACAACGCCACCGTGGAGCTGCACGGGATCATCCTGACCGCCGTTGACCAGCCGGCGGTCAGCGTCCGCGGCGGCCAGGCGCTGCTGCGCGGCTGCGCCATCACCGCCGAGCTCGCCGCCGGCGTCCACGTCCACGGCGGCGCCACAGTGGAGCTACGCGACACTAAGCTCACCGGCGGCAGGTACGGCTTGATCGTGGAAGACGCCGACGCCGAGGTCGACCGGTGCGAGGTACGCGACGCCGCCGACGACGGCATCTTGTTGCGGCTGGGCGCCCAGGCGACCGTCCGCAACTCCATCGTCTCGGGCTGCGGCTTCCGCGGCATCTACATGTACCAGGCCGGCGGCTCCCGGCTGGAGCGCTGCGAGGTCTCCCACACCGGGGACGCCGGCATCGCGGTCGCCGACCAGACCGCCCCCACCATCTCCGCCTGCTGGGTGCACGACACGCAGGGCGTCGGGATTACTGTCGCACGCGGCTGCGGCGGCGTCATCGAGGACTGCAAAGTAGAGAACACCGCCCCGCCGGGGGTGGCGATCGCTGAGGGTGCGCACACCGAACTCCGCGAGGGCGACCCCGAGCGGGGCGCGGCGCCGGTGGGCGCCGCCGCGACCGGCGGCAAGCAAGACCTGGAACAGGTCGAGCAGCTGCTCGACCGGCTCGACGGCATGATCGGCCTGGCCGGAGTGAAGAGCGAGGTCCGGGCGGTCATCGACGAGATCCAGGTCAATGAGTGGCGGCGCAGCGAAGGGCTGGCGGTCGGCACGGTCAGCCACCACCTGGTCTTCACCGGTGCGCCCGGCACCGGCAAGACCACCGTCGCCCGGATCTACGGCGAGCTACTCAAGGCGCTGGGCATCCTGCCCCACGGCACCTTCAAGGAGGTGGCGCGGCGCGACCTGGTGGGGCAATACATCGGCCACACCGCCGAGAAGACCGCCTCGGCCTTCGACTCCGCCCGCGGCGGGGTGCTCTTCCTCGACGAGGCATACACCCTCTCCCGGTCCGGCGGCAGCGGCGCCGACTTCGGCCAGGAGGCGATCGACACGCTGGTCAAGCTGATGGAGGACCACCGCGACGAGGTGGCGGTGATCGTCGCCGGCTACACCGGCGAGATGGCCGACTTCCTCGCCGCCAACCCCGGTCTGGCCTCCCGGTTCGCCAAGACCATCGAGTTCGAGAATTACAGCGCCAGCCAACTGGTCGAGATCAGCCGGTTCCTCGCCAGCAACGACGACTACCTGCTCGACAGCGGCGTGGACCTGGCGCTGCTGGAGTGGTTCCGGCAGATCGACCGGGACGAGAACTTCGGCAACGCGCGGGAAGCCCGCAAGCTGCTGGAGCGGATGCGGAAGTCGCAGGCGACCCGGCTGCGCGGGCTGGGCCGCCGGCCCGACCGCACCGATCTGCGGACGCTGGTGCTGGACGACCTGCTGGAGGCGCTGCGCGGCGCGGAGTAG